In Topomyia yanbarensis strain Yona2022 chromosome 2, ASM3024719v1, whole genome shotgun sequence, one DNA window encodes the following:
- the LOC131678434 gene encoding putative zinc finger protein 735, translating into MNSLWKKWCRLCADEQPGRHLESLDELNKIILRHLNFSLQEITNSDSWICKACYDFVHRLDSFKERYQQTHKMLVELYSLNEDELLETKLQEIRFRLLDDPTITPVKEEIFVQTINWCSDNYLDMPEICQNTDERFWKKSRKTSNKEKSQISEQWGEAVNPRNDDYSDNEVSDELNISDASESEHPSATGFDCNIEKTKFKRVVKRKSQKKITGTSSPEKEKAVKQPWKCEPCSLEFRHKSAYMTHLESKHSHSEELLFPCSACPKRFASDKRAKSHGEIHLPSEVKNIHPCRFCDKKFSKLASVVLHIKAIHIGERPYVCEECGKDFTTNGSLKEHQTTHSNERQFMCTQCPKGFKNLPALKNHIDTHSDTNYVCTHCGLKLNTKRTLRRHMVVHSDQKNFKCQYCGNEFKRSKTLKNHLMLHTGHRPYKCPFCEKTFATGPNCRQHKKIAHPLELDALEASGEQIWATDVPKLEQLQPKRPRVVDSVE; encoded by the exons ATGAATAGTTTATGGAAAAAATGGTGCAGACTATGTGCCGACGAGCAACCTGGCAGACACTTAGAATCACTCGATGAGCTAAATAAGATCATTTTAAGGCATCTGAACTTTTCG CTACAAGAAATAACGAATTCAGATAGTTGGATCTGCAAGGCATGTTACGATTTTGTGCACAGATTGGACAGTTTTAAGGAACGCTACCAGCAAACACATAAAATGCTCGTAGAGTTATATTCTTTGAACGAAGATGAACTATTAGAAACAAAATTACAAGAAATTCGATTTAGGCTTTTAGATGATCCCACGATTACACCTGTCAAGGAAGAAATTTTCGTTCAAACTATTAACTGGTGCTCCGATAACTATTTGGACATGCCTGAAATATGTCAAAATACAGATGAACGTTTTTGGAAGAAGAGTCGAAAGACATCGAATAAGG AGAAGTCTCAAATCAGCGAACAGTGGGGCGAAGCTGTAAACCCACGTAATGATGATTACTCGGATAACGAGGTATCAGATGAACTCAACATTTCCGATGCTTCGGAATCAGAGCATCCATCAGCAACTGGTTTTGACTGCAACATAGAGAAAACGAAGTTCAAACGTGTTGTGAAACGGAAATCGCAGAAGAAAATTACAGGAACAAGCTCGCCGGAAAAGGAAAAAGCTGTTAAGCAACCGTGGAAGTGTGAACCTTGTAGCTTAGAGTTCCGGCATAAATCCGCTTACATGACCCATCTCGAATCAAAACATTCCCATTCTGAGGAACTTTTATTTCCTTGCTCTGCATGCCCTAAACGATTTGCATCGGACAAACGAGCAAAGTCACATGGGGAAATCCATCTCCCGAGtgaagttaaaaatattcacccTTGCCGTTTTTGTGATAAAAA ATTCAGTAAGTTGGCGAGTGTGGTTTTGCACATAAAAGCAATCCACATCGGTGAACGGCCGTACGTTTGCGAGGAGTGCGGTAAGGATTTCACAACAAATGGATCACTTAAGGAACATCAGACAACTCACAGTAACGAGCGACAGTTCATGTGTACGCAGTGCCCGAAAGGATTCAAGAACTTGCCAGCGCTGAAG AACCATATCGATACACATTCGGACACAAATTACGTTTGCACCCATTGCGGGCTTAAACTGAACACAAAACGAACCCTACGGCGGCACATGGTCGTTCATTCGgatcagaaaaatttcaaatgccaATATTGTGGCAACGAGTTCAAACGATCCAAAACGTTGAAGAATCATCTCATGCTTCACACGGGCCACCGGCCGTATAAATGCCCCTTCTGTGAAAAGACATTTGCCACCGGTCCGAACTGTCGTCAACACAAAAAGATTGCCCACCCACTGGAACTAGATGCGCTGGAAGCTTCCGGAGAGCAAATCTGGGCTACCGACGTCCCAAAGCTAGAACAACTGCAACCCAAACGTCCAAGGGTTGTTGATTCAGTCGAATGA
- the LOC131678435 gene encoding uncharacterized protein LOC131678435 yields MVITKLKMKLFRSRLAKSRYAQLIAVAFVMLQPPVRAQDYDVTDIQCSFASQGSNLGDIITAKLKKPISFKGAPLFADDRAVNPEADFACSIKQDRKDPSDLSYDLKITDFSRCGVLKRNGFVHVRIWFPQFPSVVMQSDQELIIMCKPPEPTVIQNKAAGFAGSFPHGARVSGVVEETPGRLEYEVALYKEAPPIARIAGMKNHSASNTLPAVTNNEVPVDQAVPIGTKLQLRARISAQSVWKYVKLLEVTVSPDPDDPHAAGSVSLVREGCRNRDFASIIPHQPARYRDKPNEVFLDFEAFLLSSMKERSTLWIHSQIKACMDAMDCQPDFCLDLYEPTKRKGLGRRRRSVGDVAYGNLLSMIGHDRFRRSSGTLNTTEFTKFNENIEYTVLMPGQYDDLRYQEVPDQCKNFVMISGLLAGLLALSTIITCGLASRMQGNGKKSSLDELNVKGYSGRAIVQ; encoded by the exons CTTCAACCACCGGTCAGGGCGCAAGATTACGACG TGACTGATATTCAGTGCTCGTTTGCATCGCAGGGTTCCAACCTGGGTGACATCATAACGGCCAAGCTGAAGAAACCCATCAGTTTCAAGGGGGCACCGCTGTTTGCCGACGACCGTGCCGTCAACCCGGAGGCCGACTTCGCATGCTCAATCAAGCAGGACCGGAAAGACCCCAGCGATCTTAGCTACGACCTCAAGATCACGGACTTCTCACGCTGCGGTGTGCTGAAAAGGAAT GGTTTCGTCCACGTGCGAATCTGGTTCCCGCAGTTCCCATCGGTGGTAATGCAATCCGACCAGGAACTGATAATCATGTGCAAGCCGCCGGAGCCCACAGTTATTCAGAACAAGGCAGCAGGATTTGCCGGCAGTTT CCCTCACGGAGCACGCGTTTCTGGTGTGGTGGAAGAAACACCCGGTCGCCTGGAGTACGAAGTTGCCCTATATAAGGAGGCACCTCCAATCGCAAGGATTGCTGGAATGAAGAATCATTCGGCTTCGAATACCCTACCGGCGGTAACGAACAATGAAGTTCCGGTAGATCAGGCCGTTCCGATTGGGACGAAGCTGCAGCTGAGAGCTCGAATCAGCGCTCAAAGCGTATGGAAGTATGTCAAACTACTGGAGGTCACTGTTTCACCGGACCCAGATGATCCGCATGCTGCTGGATCGGTTTCCCTGGTTCGTGAAGGCTGCCGCAATCGGGATTTTGCATCGATCATCCCTCATCAACCGGCTCGTTACCGTGACAAACCGAATGAAGTTTTCCTGGATTTTGAAGCCTTCTTGTTGAGCTCAATGAAAGAGCGCAGTACCCTGTGGATCCATTCGCAAATAAAGGCCTGCATGGATGCGATGGATTGCCAACCGGACTTCTGTCTTGATCTATACGAGCCAACGAAGCGAAAGG GGTTAGGACGACGTCGAAGATCTGTCGGGGATGTTGCATATGGTAATCTCTTGTCGATGATAGGACATGATCGATTCCGAAGGTCATCCGGTACACTCAATACAACGGAGTTCACGAAGTTCAACGAGAACATCGAGTACACCGTTCTGATGCCCGGCCAGTATGATGATTTAAGGTATCAGGAGGTTCCGGATCAGTGCAAAAACTTCGTCATGATATCTGGACTGCTAGCTGGACTTCTCGCGTTATCAACCATTATT ACTTGCGGATTGGCGTCGAGGATGCAAGGGAATGGGAAAAAATCATCACTCGATGAGCTGAACGTGAAGGGCTACTCCGGTCGTGCAATCGTTCAGTAA